A stretch of Aedes aegypti strain LVP_AGWG chromosome 2, AaegL5.0 Primary Assembly, whole genome shotgun sequence DNA encodes these proteins:
- the LOC5580327 gene encoding 2-phosphoxylose phosphatase 1, with product MLLREIARFSLQHRTLYCYLILSIWIFLLIAGMYKYIGSIENSNSVLSSKNFLYKKQQLLEDHERARSKKINDDDCNHPPTIGLGEEGGTFEGWSLQGVLLLIRHGDRGPMTHVRGIESVDCSYEGDTVMVKYSHYLTNSSSSTSAGHWMKTGPFHGFPLLPSSPKACLLGQLTQKGVAQLLRVGDVIRQAYAHTLSLYAKPVVTKTTPFNASDTTNNPMVYNTDDIVIYSTRYRRTFQSAMALMFSIVHPEKWQYLQIQESHSLSFCFTDCACPQADNIKKLLDKESKQSLATHPAIGAIVQWMSATLLQNQPTAGQTSPLEIRDAILSHICHDAALPCRKISLLTSHEPHRTSSSSTQDPQDVINIDQDDSGIVFSQSQPITEDPDDTDQTGEQEPEIEGCVEKSHVAALMSYTQWAGLKEWKSIRMRQQGLLRAYGFLRNIVGYMLKMISGNKVKFVLYSGHDKTMEYLMTALGLTTESPFIPYASRMAFEVYKSDKDTQYYFRLLFNGRDVTNMIGVCEGGKSLSVPRGIRGDRANLCPIENIIRFLHDDYFLPLNATNFKDACLAQKDNYF from the exons atgttgCTTAGGGAAATCGCACGTTTCTCGCTGCAACATCGAACACTTTACTGTTATCTTATCTTAAGCATATGGATTTTCCTACTGATTGCTG GAATGTACAAATACATTGGATCAATAGAAAACAGCAATAGCGTATTGAGCTCGAagaattttctatacaaaaaacaGCAACTGTTGGAAGATCACGAACGAGCTCGATCGAAAAAGATCAACGACGATGATTGCAATCACCCTCCAACAATAGGGCTGGGAGAAGAAGGAGGCACCTTTGAGGGATGGTCTTTGCAGGGCGTGTTGCTTCTAATACGTCATGGCGATCGTGGTCCAATGACACATGTGCGTGGCATTGAATCCGTTGATTGCAGCTACGAAGGTGACACAGTGATGGTGAAGTATAGTCACTATCTCACCAACAGCAGTTCCAGTACGTCTGCTGGCCATTGGATGAAAACGGGTCCATTTCATGGCTTTCCATTGCTTCCATCCAGCCCCAAGGCTTGCCTTCTAGGCCAACTAACACAAAAAGGCGTTGCACAATTGCTAAGAGTTGGGGACGTGATTCGTCAGGCTTATGCGCATACGTTATCGCTGTACGCTAAACCAGTTGTTACAAAAACTACACCGTTCAATGCTTCCGATACCACAAATAATCCAATGGTCTACAATACTGACGACATCGTTATATATTCCACTCGATACCGTCGAACGTTCCAGTCAGCCATGGCACTTATGTTCAGCATTGTTCACCCTGAAAAATGGCAGTATCTCCAAATCCAAGAGAGTCACAGTTTGTCTTTTTGTTTCACGGATTGTGCTTGCCCACAGGCTGACAATATCAAAAAGCTGCTAGATAAAGAAAGCAAGCAATCACTGGCAACTCATCCAGCAATCGGAGCTATTGTGCAATGGATGAGCGCTACCCTGCTTCAAAATCAACCCACTGCAGGTCAAACTAGTCCTCTTGAAATACGGGATGCGATCTTGTCTCACATCTGTCACGATGCCGCACTTCCTTGCCGGAAAATCTCCCTCTTAACATCCCATGAACCTCACCGTACAAGCAGCTCCAGCACACAAGATCCTCAGGATGTAATCAATATCGATCAGGATGACAGTGGAATTGTATTCAGTCAAAGTCAGCCCATTACAGAAGATCCGGATGATACGGATCAGACAGGGGAACAAGAACCCGAGATCGAAGGTTGCGTTGAGAAAAGTCATGTTGCTGCACTCATGTCGTACACCCAATGGGCGGGGCTTAAGGAATGGAAGAGCATTCGGATGCGCCAGCAAGGCCTACTACGTGCCTATGGATTTCTGAGGAACATCGTCGGGTACATGCTGAAAATGATCTCGGGAAATAAGGTGAAGTTCGTCCTCTACTCCGGCCATGATAAAACCATGGAATATTTAATGACCGCCCTTGGCTTAACCACGGAGTCTCCTTTCATCCCCTACGCCTCACGGATGGCGTTCGAGGTGTACAAAAGCGACAAGGATACACAGTATTACTTCCGGCTGTTGTTCAATGGTCGTGATGTGACCAATATGATCGGAGTTTGCGAGGGTGGTAAAAGTTTAAGTGTACCACGTGGTATACGAGGTGACCGGGCGAATCTGTGTCCTATCGAAAATATCATTCGTTTCCTTCACGATGACTATTTTCTTCCGCTGAATGCGACCAACTTCAAAGATGCTTGCTTGGCTCAAAAGGACAATTACTTTTAA